From the Candidatus Zixiibacteriota bacterium genome, one window contains:
- a CDS encoding DUF2800 domain-containing protein, whose translation MKFRASEMPRVVACLGAKKIQRMYPNTSGYAASEGTVAHKIAAGVLGGAEILSYLGQSIDNIYINQEMLHHIQLYIDDCQGGGDVEKSLQLDHEGHTLTGTPDYSCFDADTGTLKVKDLKYGYGWVEVFENWQLLAYAALLYHPGVHTAIELTIIQPRAFHPEGPVRRWTFNADLMRNYTNRLMCAMDDAAIDDPVTKTGAHCRYCRGLVGCHAARGAAGYAIDYACTAAHACLTPEMIALELDITERAVKMLTQRQTALEESAIAMCKTGKVIPGWEAHSVMGSLAWDVDPIAVGDAMGTDLRAPAKAITPTQAKNRKLLPADTIKSLASRSPGGVKLKRVDHTRAKRILS comes from the coding sequence ATGAAATTTAGAGCATCAGAAATGCCCCGAGTGGTAGCGTGTCTTGGGGCAAAAAAAATACAGCGGATGTATCCTAATACAAGTGGGTACGCTGCGTCAGAGGGGACCGTCGCGCATAAAATCGCAGCGGGGGTTCTGGGTGGTGCGGAAATTTTGAGCTATCTCGGACAGAGTATTGATAACATTTATATCAATCAAGAGATGCTCCATCACATCCAACTTTATATAGATGACTGTCAGGGCGGGGGTGACGTAGAAAAAAGCTTGCAGCTTGATCACGAGGGGCACACCTTGACGGGCACCCCAGACTATAGCTGCTTTGATGCGGATACCGGTACCCTGAAAGTCAAAGATCTCAAATATGGCTACGGTTGGGTTGAGGTATTTGAGAACTGGCAGCTATTAGCATATGCGGCACTGTTGTATCATCCTGGGGTACATACGGCTATTGAATTAACAATCATTCAACCACGGGCGTTTCATCCGGAGGGGCCTGTGCGTAGGTGGACTTTTAATGCCGATTTAATGCGTAACTACACCAACCGGCTTATGTGCGCTATGGATGATGCGGCTATAGATGACCCGGTTACTAAAACAGGCGCCCATTGTAGGTATTGCCGGGGGCTGGTTGGCTGTCACGCTGCCCGCGGCGCCGCTGGGTATGCTATTGATTACGCATGTACAGCGGCGCATGCATGCCTGACTCCCGAGATGATAGCATTAGAGCTGGATATCACAGAGCGGGCGGTTAAAATGCTTACACAAAGACAGACGGCACTTGAGGAGTCTGCGATTGCTATGTGTAAGACGGGTAAGGTTATTCCCGGATGGGAAGCCCATAGTGTTATGGGGTCGCTTGCATGGGATGTAGATCCGATAGCCGTCGGAGACGCTATGGGTACAGATTTACGGGCGCCTGCTAAGGCGATTACTCCGACGCAGGCAAAAAATCGTAAGTTACTTCCCGCCGACACCAT
- a CDS encoding helix-turn-helix domain-containing protein yields the protein MGNITKAPIKFDVAKALQLRHSNGLTDSQIARQFGCTRQSVHRALKRFNKILLPASELQAYQEKKAGILESVEATLVCDLADSEKRKKASLNNTAYALSQVANMTRLEKGLSTSNVAYVDMASSLEEIQQQRRQLEEALKDL from the coding sequence ATGGGAAATATAACGAAAGCACCAATTAAATTTGACGTAGCGAAGGCGTTGCAGCTAAGGCACAGCAACGGCCTGACAGACAGCCAGATAGCCAGGCAGTTTGGATGCACGCGACAGTCGGTACACCGGGCGCTAAAGCGGTTTAATAAGATACTGCTACCAGCCTCGGAACTACAGGCTTACCAGGAGAAGAAGGCCGGTATTTTAGAGAGTGTAGAAGCTACTCTGGTTTGTGATCTCGCCGACAGTGAAAAAAGGAAGAAAGCGAGCCTCAATAATACAGCGTACGCCCTGTCGCAAGTGGCTAATATGACTCGATTAGAGAAGGGATTGTCAACCAGTAACGTGGCGTACGTTGACATGGCCAGCAGCCTCGAGGAGATACAGCAGCAAAGGCGGCAGCTTGAGGAAGCGCTCAAGGACCTGTAG